In Methylophaga thalassica, one genomic interval encodes:
- a CDS encoding YhdP family protein: MLKRSLHIAGRQLFYLTAISITLGLLLLITAIWLSDQVAERKDEIASWASQQSGYPVEIEEAGLYWLDLIPKLEIRQLKVLTKQGDTPIFQAGQVYLAVDVFSSVRSGELMIADASIRNAQLKVEHTTDGQFRVKGYQHQSQQPLSDDNIQTVFNWLTRLKHSRLANVQVQYKDDNEPALSGQYIIEQASLRFNNQQFISEATLALPETLGNSLELSATAQINDALNITSWQGLLRLDEVSLGKLLKKRAYRGAKLDDGLLTATLNVQKASQQALLAGLELELTDATLSSSKPDDEFTEVSLEQLMGHFQLDYADKQWQLQGKQVQIKMAGEEWPTTFFDIKQETNGELSGKASFIRLSDITSLALLMNDMPAVLVNTKPAGDLQNVSFAYSEQSGLDKLAMKASGVSFLPWQDYPGANDLSFSIDKDKNKGTLELDSRASAIYADTWLPDSVLFDSIKGKIRWHKQDNEWAVNTDALQIWNDDLNILLSGEVEQIKGVTDTDLTLTLQDIAANKWRQYVPKRILPDDFEKWSADAFQQGIIRSGTIVMKGDPTAFPFDTEPDQGKFDMQLNVEDVQLHYGPGWPDLMHVNGTVEGQGNNLLIHSESGQIAGFNFNKVTTTISNLVRSNPILKVSGILNGSTSNALAFLKKSPLKSRFGSVDDWLQAKGQSNIQLDLTVPLVDPDNTQAKGYVSFNQSALTTKAIAGLEIGNINGRLLFSNDGVSAEKITATAFNEPIVINAKTEQAKTYVDINGRVAVAALNNTWPGAVPAFVRGESDYSTGIAISEPKPGNFELNVTVTSDLQGIQIDAPKPLGKTVSEPVRLQAVMHEKSDGLMYNIHYADWLKAAIYADKNSEISGQIMLGGQAANESLSGLQVAGVINNLDIQPWLDWQDSLPETTGPSLLDKIDSLDIRLAKLQLQDQSLDNLLIKGKQTDSKWLLDLSSPQVKGVVSVPEDINNSAPLDVSLEYLKLNVNDEDENEQEKNKQPADLWPPIKLAINSLTINNLDLGQLDLEAQTTPNQWIIKTASLSSAAMKASATGEWQKTESGDQSHFVLGIESDDLKALLDHFNYQKVIAAKQVKVNADLSWSHDPLSFSRQSLNGKLDLSVGRGSLLEVEPGAAGRIFGLLSIAAIPRRLSLDFSDLFGGGFDFSSIKGHFQFDNGIASTNDLTMQGDSAVIEMKGPIDMVNQTYNQVVKVTPKVSSTLPIAGAVAGGPVGLGVGTAILLFDKIAGSVLDRDVINLISYSYKLTGPWSDPKLNVMNPAQQ; encoded by the coding sequence ATGCTAAAGCGCAGCCTGCATATTGCCGGACGGCAATTATTTTATCTCACCGCGATTTCGATCACGTTGGGGCTTTTATTACTGATAACCGCTATCTGGCTGTCAGATCAGGTTGCCGAGCGAAAAGATGAAATTGCCAGCTGGGCGTCTCAGCAAAGTGGTTACCCTGTAGAAATCGAAGAAGCTGGCCTGTATTGGCTGGACCTCATCCCCAAACTTGAAATTCGTCAGCTAAAGGTATTGACGAAACAAGGGGATACGCCCATTTTCCAGGCTGGCCAAGTTTATCTGGCGGTAGACGTCTTTTCATCTGTTCGCAGTGGCGAGTTGATGATAGCGGATGCCAGTATTCGTAATGCCCAACTAAAGGTAGAACATACAACGGATGGTCAATTCCGGGTAAAAGGCTATCAGCATCAATCACAGCAACCGCTTTCTGACGATAATATCCAAACGGTTTTTAACTGGTTAACCAGACTCAAGCATTCACGTTTAGCGAATGTGCAGGTCCAATACAAAGATGATAATGAACCTGCACTGTCTGGTCAGTACATTATCGAACAGGCATCACTACGATTTAATAACCAACAATTCATTTCTGAAGCCACGTTAGCACTCCCTGAGACTTTGGGGAATAGTCTTGAGTTATCAGCAACCGCCCAAATTAATGATGCACTAAATATTACTTCCTGGCAGGGGCTGTTACGTCTTGATGAGGTTTCTCTGGGCAAATTACTGAAAAAACGCGCATACAGAGGGGCTAAATTAGATGACGGACTATTAACCGCCACATTAAACGTACAGAAAGCAAGCCAACAAGCTTTGCTGGCGGGACTTGAGTTGGAGCTGACTGATGCTACCTTGTCTTCGTCCAAACCTGATGATGAGTTCACAGAGGTGAGCCTTGAACAGCTGATGGGGCATTTTCAACTTGATTATGCTGATAAGCAGTGGCAATTACAGGGTAAACAAGTTCAAATTAAAATGGCGGGTGAAGAATGGCCCACGACTTTTTTTGATATAAAACAAGAAACAAATGGTGAATTGTCAGGAAAGGCTTCATTTATTCGTTTGAGTGACATTACTTCCCTAGCGTTATTGATGAATGATATGCCGGCTGTTTTGGTGAATACAAAACCCGCAGGTGATTTGCAAAATGTCTCTTTTGCTTATTCTGAGCAGTCAGGATTGGATAAGCTTGCCATGAAAGCCAGTGGTGTTTCTTTCTTACCTTGGCAGGACTACCCAGGTGCTAATGACCTAAGTTTTTCCATTGATAAGGATAAAAATAAAGGCACACTTGAGCTGGATAGCCGAGCAAGCGCCATTTACGCTGATACCTGGCTGCCAGATTCTGTTTTGTTTGATTCGATCAAAGGCAAAATACGTTGGCATAAACAAGATAATGAGTGGGCGGTGAATACAGATGCATTACAAATCTGGAACGATGATTTAAATATTCTGCTTAGTGGCGAAGTTGAACAGATAAAGGGTGTTACCGATACCGACTTAACCTTGACATTGCAGGATATTGCCGCAAATAAATGGCGACAGTATGTGCCTAAAAGAATTTTGCCCGACGACTTTGAAAAGTGGTCAGCTGATGCTTTTCAGCAGGGTATCATTCGTTCTGGCACGATTGTGATGAAAGGTGACCCGACAGCCTTTCCTTTTGATACTGAACCTGATCAAGGTAAGTTTGATATGCAACTGAACGTCGAAGATGTTCAGTTGCATTATGGCCCTGGTTGGCCTGATTTAATGCATGTTAATGGCACAGTGGAAGGTCAGGGTAATAATTTGCTCATTCATAGTGAGTCCGGACAGATAGCGGGTTTTAACTTTAATAAAGTTACCACCACTATCAGTAATCTCGTTAGGAGCAATCCGATTCTGAAAGTCAGTGGCATACTAAATGGTTCGACCAGTAATGCCTTAGCTTTTTTGAAAAAGAGTCCATTAAAGTCACGCTTTGGCAGTGTTGATGACTGGCTCCAGGCCAAGGGACAAAGCAATATTCAATTAGATTTAACCGTGCCATTAGTGGACCCTGATAATACCCAGGCCAAAGGTTATGTCAGTTTTAATCAAAGTGCTTTAACGACCAAAGCCATAGCAGGGCTGGAAATAGGTAATATTAATGGTCGTCTTCTGTTCAGTAATGACGGTGTATCAGCAGAAAAAATCACGGCGACAGCCTTTAATGAGCCCATAGTCATTAATGCGAAAACTGAACAAGCAAAAACCTATGTTGATATCAATGGCAGAGTAGCTGTTGCAGCACTCAATAACACATGGCCAGGTGCCGTGCCTGCATTTGTCCGTGGAGAAAGTGATTATTCAACAGGAATTGCCATCAGTGAACCGAAACCGGGTAATTTTGAACTCAATGTCACAGTCACCAGTGATTTACAAGGTATTCAGATTGATGCACCCAAGCCATTGGGAAAAACGGTCTCAGAGCCTGTCCGGCTTCAGGCTGTGATGCATGAGAAAAGTGATGGCCTGATGTATAACATCCATTATGCAGACTGGTTAAAGGCTGCCATTTATGCTGATAAAAATAGTGAAATTTCTGGGCAAATTATGCTGGGCGGTCAGGCCGCTAACGAATCGCTTAGCGGTTTACAAGTCGCCGGAGTAATTAACAATCTGGATATTCAGCCATGGTTAGACTGGCAAGACAGCTTACCTGAAACAACTGGACCATCATTGCTCGATAAAATTGATAGTCTTGACATCCGGCTGGCTAAACTTCAACTGCAAGATCAGTCGCTTGATAATTTACTTATTAAAGGTAAACAAACCGATTCTAAATGGTTACTAGATTTAAGCTCACCTCAAGTAAAAGGCGTTGTGAGTGTGCCGGAGGATATCAATAATTCGGCACCACTTGATGTGAGTCTTGAGTATCTTAAGCTAAACGTAAATGACGAGGATGAGAACGAGCAAGAGAAGAATAAGCAGCCGGCTGATTTATGGCCGCCTATTAAGTTGGCAATTAACTCATTGACCATTAACAATCTTGATTTGGGGCAGTTAGACCTGGAAGCACAGACAACACCAAATCAATGGATAATAAAAACTGCATCATTATCATCAGCGGCGATGAAGGCATCTGCGACTGGAGAATGGCAAAAAACGGAGTCTGGTGATCAAAGTCATTTTGTGCTGGGTATTGAAAGTGATGACTTAAAAGCATTACTCGACCATTTTAATTATCAGAAAGTGATTGCAGCGAAGCAGGTCAAAGTGAATGCTGACCTGAGTTGGAGCCATGATCCCTTGTCATTTTCTCGTCAGAGTCTAAATGGCAAATTGGATTTGTCTGTAGGTCGGGGAAGTTTGCTAGAAGTCGAACCTGGTGCTGCGGGCAGAATTTTTGGATTACTTAGCATTGCCGCTATCCCACGGCGATTATCTCTGGATTTTAGTGACCTGTTCGGTGGCGGCTTTGATTTCAGCAGTATCAAAGGCCATTTTCAGTTTGACAATGGTATCGCTTCAACCAATGATCTGACCATGCAAGGGGATTCGGCTGTGATTGAAATGAAAGGCCCTATTGATATGGTTAATCAGACCTATAATCAAGTCGTTAAAGTCACACCTAAAGTGTCGTCGACCTTGCCTATCGCTGGGGCTGTCGCCGGTGGTCCAGTGGGGCTTGGCGTAGGTACCGCCATCTTGCTGTTTGATAAAATCGCAGGCAGTGTATTGGATAGGGATGTAATTAACCTAATCAGCTATAGTTACAAGCTGACTGGACCTTGGAGTGACCCTAAACTCAATGTTATGAATCCAGCTCAGCAGTAG
- the tldD gene encoding metalloprotease TldD has product MSASIPEKVQQQLLVPVGLTDTDLENALATTMTAGVDYADLYFQQSRQENWVLEDGIIKDGGYHLEQGVGVRACSGEKTGFAYSDDLVLPALQKAAKAAQAISRQGSQQSVAVWTKQQSPVLYTPDDPILALTVTEKLNLLREADAAARAADPRVKQVSVSLAGGIDTVLIAASDGTYATDIRPLVRMNVSVIVEQNGRRERGSAGGGRRMDYRYFQQNSLAVNYAKEAVRLALVNLEAVAAPAGTMPVVLGNGWPGVLLHEAVGHGLEGDFNRRGTSTFSGKMGEQVASPLCTVVDDGTMPSRRGSLNVDDEGVETQFTTLIEKGKLTGYMQDKHNSRLMGSTSTGNGRRESYAHLPMPRMTNTYMLPGEHKAEEIIASVEKGIYAVNFGGGQVDITSGKFVFSTSEAYLIENGKVTTPVKGATLIGNGPEVMQRISMVADDLELDTGVGNCGKEGQSVPVGVGQPTLKIDALTVGGTA; this is encoded by the coding sequence ATGAGCGCCTCGATTCCCGAAAAAGTTCAACAGCAACTCTTAGTTCCTGTTGGTTTAACAGACACTGATTTGGAAAATGCATTAGCAACGACAATGACCGCTGGTGTCGATTACGCCGATCTGTATTTTCAACAGTCCAGACAAGAAAACTGGGTGTTAGAAGACGGCATTATTAAAGACGGTGGTTATCATCTTGAACAAGGTGTTGGCGTCCGAGCCTGTAGTGGTGAGAAGACGGGTTTTGCTTATTCAGATGACCTGGTTTTGCCTGCTTTACAAAAGGCAGCTAAGGCGGCTCAGGCAATTTCCAGACAAGGTTCTCAACAATCTGTCGCCGTCTGGACAAAACAGCAATCTCCCGTACTGTATACCCCGGATGATCCTATCCTCGCGTTGACCGTGACTGAAAAGCTCAACTTATTACGAGAAGCAGATGCTGCAGCAAGAGCCGCTGATCCTCGTGTTAAACAAGTGAGTGTGAGTCTGGCAGGTGGTATTGATACAGTGTTGATCGCCGCAAGTGATGGCACATATGCCACGGATATCAGACCTCTTGTTCGTATGAATGTCAGTGTGATTGTTGAGCAAAATGGACGCCGTGAGCGTGGCAGTGCTGGTGGTGGACGTCGAATGGATTATCGTTACTTCCAACAAAATAGTCTGGCTGTTAATTATGCAAAAGAAGCGGTCAGATTGGCTTTAGTTAACTTAGAAGCCGTTGCTGCTCCAGCGGGGACAATGCCCGTCGTACTCGGTAATGGTTGGCCAGGAGTTTTATTACACGAAGCCGTTGGTCATGGTTTAGAAGGTGACTTTAATCGACGAGGTACATCCACGTTCTCAGGGAAAATGGGGGAGCAGGTGGCCTCACCTTTATGTACGGTTGTCGATGATGGCACCATGCCGTCACGAAGAGGTTCATTGAATGTGGATGATGAAGGAGTGGAAACCCAATTCACTACCTTGATCGAAAAGGGCAAACTAACAGGTTACATGCAGGATAAGCATAATTCACGGCTTATGGGCAGCACGAGTACGGGTAATGGACGCAGAGAGTCATACGCGCACTTGCCGATGCCTCGCATGACGAATACCTACATGCTGCCTGGTGAGCATAAAGCAGAAGAGATTATTGCTTCTGTCGAGAAAGGCATTTACGCCGTTAATTTTGGCGGTGGCCAAGTCGATATTACCTCTGGCAAATTTGTTTTCTCGACAAGTGAAGCCTATCTCATTGAAAACGGTAAAGTCACCACACCTGTAAAAGGGGCAACACTCATTGGTAACGGACCAGAAGTCATGCAACGCATATCAATGGTTGCTGACGATTTAGAGCTTGATACCGGTGTGGGTAACTGTGGTAAAGAAGGACAGAGTGTACCTGTAGGGGTGGGACAGCCTACTCTGAAAATTGATGCACTAACTGTTGGTGGAACAGCTTAG
- a CDS encoding tRNA (5-methylaminomethyl-2-thiouridylate)-methyltransferase, with protein MEKKHKAVALISGGLDSMLAVRVMQEQGIEVEGINFYTGFCVEGHTHAIRNQDKNKQKRNNALWVAEQLGIKLHIVDVIEEYKEVLLNPKHGYGANMNPCLDCKIFMVSKAVEWIKENHHDGFDFIITGEVIGQRPMSQRKATMPIISEESGAEDLLLRPLCAKNLPETLPEREGWVDRSKLYDFHGRNRKPQIALAKQFGLTDFATPAGGCCFLTDKSYSDKLVDLWQARNSREYEMDDIMLLKVGRHIRPKAEFKLIIARDAGESKFLEGYRKEFISIHALSHSGPMALVDGELDEEQYELAAAIVARFGQGRMADEVELDIALPKQGSLQVKTPPLSAEQVLQEWYV; from the coding sequence ATGGAAAAAAAACATAAAGCAGTCGCCTTGATTTCAGGCGGTCTGGATTCAATGCTGGCCGTCCGAGTCATGCAAGAACAAGGTATTGAAGTAGAAGGGATTAATTTCTATACCGGTTTTTGTGTTGAAGGGCATACTCATGCCATTCGTAATCAAGATAAGAATAAACAAAAACGAAATAATGCACTCTGGGTGGCGGAGCAACTAGGCATTAAATTACATATCGTTGATGTTATTGAAGAATACAAAGAAGTATTACTGAATCCTAAACATGGTTACGGGGCGAATATGAACCCCTGCCTGGATTGTAAGATTTTCATGGTCAGCAAAGCAGTTGAGTGGATAAAAGAAAATCATCACGATGGTTTTGACTTTATTATTACTGGCGAAGTGATTGGCCAACGCCCAATGTCGCAACGTAAAGCGACCATGCCGATTATCTCTGAAGAGTCTGGTGCTGAGGATTTATTACTCAGACCGTTGTGTGCTAAAAATCTTCCTGAAACATTACCAGAGCGTGAAGGCTGGGTAGATCGTAGTAAATTGTACGATTTTCATGGTCGTAACCGTAAACCACAAATTGCTTTGGCCAAACAGTTTGGCTTAACTGATTTTGCGACTCCAGCGGGTGGTTGTTGTTTTCTCACCGACAAAAGTTACTCTGACAAGCTTGTCGATTTATGGCAAGCGCGCAATAGCAGAGAGTATGAGATGGACGATATCATGCTGCTGAAAGTGGGCAGACATATTCGTCCAAAAGCAGAATTTAAGCTGATCATCGCGCGTGATGCCGGTGAAAGTAAGTTTTTAGAAGGCTATCGAAAAGAATTTATTAGTATTCACGCTTTAAGTCACAGTGGTCCGATGGCGCTGGTTGACGGTGAGCTTGATGAGGAACAATATGAACTCGCCGCAGCTATTGTTGCTCGCTTTGGGCAGGGTAGAATGGCGGATGAGGTTGAGTTGGATATTGCATTACCAAAACAAGGTAGTTTGCAGGTAAAAACTCCCCCACTTTCTGCGGAGCAAGTTTTACAGGAGTGGTATGTGTGA
- a CDS encoding sulfurtransferase TusA family protein, producing the protein MSKQTLDARKMLCPLPVIKAQNQIKQMTKGDELDVICTDPGALHDIPAWARINGHEVIATQQNDDELVITVRVGA; encoded by the coding sequence GTGAGTAAGCAAACTTTAGATGCTCGAAAGATGTTATGCCCTTTACCAGTAATAAAAGCTCAAAATCAAATTAAGCAGATGACTAAGGGCGATGAGCTGGATGTAATATGCACGGATCCTGGTGCTTTACATGATATTCCTGCATGGGCTCGCATCAATGGCCATGAAGTAATAGCCACGCAACAAAATGATGATGAACTTGTCATTACGGTTCGAGTTGGTGCGTAG
- the glnA gene encoding glutamate--ammonia ligase, which produces MSVENVLQMIKDEDVKFVDFRFTDTRGKEQHVSYPAHTIDEDTFTEGAMFDGSSVAGWKGINESDMILMPDPETAVMDPFMDDNTLIIRCDIVEPATMQGYERDPRSVAKRAEAYLQSTGLGDTAFFGPEPEFFILDDVRWGSDMSGSFFKVDSDESAWNTEKVFADGNKGHRPKVKGGYFPVPPVDSLNDIRAAMCLTMEEMGLPVEVHHHEVATAGQCEIGVKFNTLVKKADEVQILKYVVHNVAHAYGKTATFMPKPIVGDNGSGMHVHQSFSKDGENQFTGNKYGGLSETALYYIGGIIKHARALNAFTNSSTNSYKRLVPGFEAPVMLAYSARNRSASIRIPFVSNPKGRRIEVRFPDPTANPYLAFSAMLMAGLDGIKNKIHPGDAMDKDLYDLPAEEAAEIPTVCHSLDQALDCLNEDRAFLTEGGVFTDDMIDAYIALKMEEVTRIRMETHPVEYDLYYSV; this is translated from the coding sequence ATGTCAGTCGAAAATGTGCTTCAAATGATCAAAGATGAGGATGTCAAATTTGTTGACTTCCGTTTCACCGATACGCGTGGTAAAGAACAGCATGTTTCTTACCCTGCACACACAATTGATGAAGATACCTTCACAGAAGGCGCAATGTTCGATGGCTCTTCTGTTGCAGGATGGAAGGGTATTAATGAATCAGACATGATTTTAATGCCAGATCCTGAAACAGCTGTGATGGATCCATTTATGGACGACAACACACTAATTATTCGTTGCGATATCGTCGAACCTGCAACTATGCAAGGTTACGAACGTGACCCACGTAGTGTTGCTAAGCGTGCTGAAGCTTACCTGCAATCTACTGGCCTTGGTGATACTGCTTTCTTCGGTCCTGAACCAGAATTTTTCATCTTAGATGATGTTCGCTGGGGAAGCGATATGTCTGGTTCATTCTTTAAAGTCGACTCTGATGAATCAGCATGGAATACAGAAAAAGTATTCGCTGATGGTAACAAAGGTCACCGTCCAAAAGTGAAAGGAGGATATTTCCCTGTTCCTCCTGTTGACTCACTCAACGATATCCGTGCTGCAATGTGCTTAACCATGGAAGAAATGGGCTTACCTGTTGAAGTTCATCACCATGAAGTAGCAACTGCAGGTCAGTGCGAAATCGGTGTTAAATTCAACACACTGGTTAAAAAAGCTGACGAAGTACAAATCCTGAAATACGTTGTTCATAATGTTGCTCATGCTTATGGCAAAACAGCGACATTCATGCCTAAACCTATCGTAGGTGATAATGGTAGTGGTATGCACGTTCACCAATCTTTCTCTAAAGATGGCGAAAACCAATTCACTGGTAATAAATACGGTGGTTTATCTGAAACTGCGCTTTACTACATCGGTGGTATCATCAAACATGCGCGTGCTCTGAATGCGTTTACTAACTCTTCAACAAACAGCTACAAGCGTCTTGTGCCTGGTTTTGAAGCGCCTGTTATGTTGGCTTACTCAGCACGTAACCGTTCAGCTTCAATCCGTATTCCTTTTGTTAGTAATCCAAAAGGTCGCCGTATTGAAGTACGTTTCCCTGATCCAACCGCGAATCCATACTTAGCATTCTCAGCGATGTTAATGGCTGGTTTAGATGGTATTAAAAACAAAATCCATCCTGGTGATGCAATGGATAAGGATCTGTATGACTTACCAGCTGAAGAAGCAGCAGAAATTCCAACAGTATGTCATTCATTAGATCAAGCACTTGATTGTTTGAATGAAGATCGCGCTTTCTTGACTGAAGGTGGTGTATTTACTGATGACATGATCGATGCATACATTGCATTGAAAATGGAAGAAGTCACTCGTATCCGTATGGAAACACACCCAGTTGAGTATGACTTGTACTACAGCGTGTAA
- a CDS encoding DUF4124 domain-containing protein — translation MRVIYLIFLLLFSSQVLAAIYRWVEPDGTVVFSDEERPGAELIELPPSATYSPPEVQQTSQTESETDSSPVPDYQISITAPAANESIWVNNGDVKVTLSIEPALNPDRGDAIQVYLDGQAVGEPQASTSYQFTNLSRGSHEITAKIISADDKELASDNIVFHLHRASKLN, via the coding sequence ATGAGAGTTATATATCTGATTTTCTTGTTATTATTCAGCAGTCAGGTTCTGGCAGCTATATACCGCTGGGTAGAACCAGACGGTACAGTTGTATTTTCTGATGAAGAAAGGCCCGGTGCTGAACTGATTGAATTGCCACCTTCAGCGACGTATTCTCCACCAGAAGTTCAACAAACAAGCCAAACAGAGTCAGAAACAGATTCCTCGCCAGTACCTGATTATCAGATTTCAATTACCGCTCCAGCAGCAAATGAAAGTATTTGGGTAAATAATGGTGATGTGAAAGTCACATTGAGTATAGAGCCAGCACTGAATCCCGACAGAGGGGATGCGATTCAGGTGTATCTTGACGGGCAGGCTGTCGGTGAGCCCCAGGCATCAACCTCTTATCAATTTACTAACCTTAGTCGAGGTTCACACGAAATCACGGCAAAAATTATCAGTGCCGATGATAAAGAATTAGCCTCTGATAACATCGTATTTCATTTACACCGAGCATCTAAGCTAAATTAG
- the glnL gene encoding nitrogen regulation protein NR(II): MNMSVTTMSHNAFASNDVLESLSTSILILDSALRVCYINTATEILFEISQRQAENIPLQTLLPGERKLFKSLERVVSSGQALIEREVHLFLPASGEVLVDCSMKMLDVDDSYVILELALLDYQQRITRDENLHTQQQVVRGLAHEIKNPLGGLRGAAQLLERQLDSEDLKEYTRIIITEADRLQNLMNRMLGPNQQPEKRHTNIHEILQHVRQLVDIEVDERLRFKIDYDPSIPELYADFDQLIQIFLNIVRNAVQAMHGVGLIILRTRIQRNITIEKQYYKLGVLVEIEDNGPGIPESLQDSLFYPLVTGRADGTGLGLYLVQNLVQRNGGTVCCCSKPGQTIFSVTFPLEFARER; encoded by the coding sequence ATGAATATGAGTGTTACCACTATGAGCCACAATGCTTTCGCCAGCAATGATGTATTAGAAAGTTTATCTACTTCTATACTGATTCTGGACTCCGCTTTACGCGTTTGTTACATCAATACAGCCACAGAAATTTTATTTGAGATCAGTCAGCGTCAGGCTGAAAACATTCCACTACAAACCTTGTTACCTGGTGAGAGAAAATTATTTAAATCGCTTGAGCGTGTCGTCTCTAGCGGACAAGCACTGATTGAACGTGAAGTACATTTGTTTTTGCCTGCAAGTGGCGAAGTCTTGGTGGATTGCTCTATGAAAATGTTGGATGTGGATGATTCTTACGTCATCCTTGAGCTTGCACTTCTTGATTATCAACAGAGAATAACGCGGGATGAAAATCTCCACACTCAACAGCAAGTCGTTCGGGGCTTGGCTCATGAAATAAAAAACCCGTTGGGGGGATTACGTGGTGCCGCACAATTACTTGAAAGGCAACTGGACTCTGAAGATTTAAAAGAATACACACGAATTATTATTACCGAGGCAGACCGCTTACAGAACTTGATGAATAGAATGCTGGGACCAAATCAGCAACCTGAAAAACGCCACACAAATATTCATGAGATTTTGCAACATGTTCGTCAATTAGTTGATATTGAAGTAGACGAGCGTCTTCGATTTAAAATTGATTATGATCCCAGTATTCCTGAACTGTATGCTGACTTTGACCAGCTTATTCAGATTTTTCTTAATATTGTAAGAAATGCTGTTCAAGCCATGCATGGTGTAGGTTTGATTATTCTCCGCACCAGAATTCAGCGAAATATCACCATAGAAAAACAGTATTACAAATTGGGCGTTTTAGTTGAGATTGAAGATAACGGCCCAGGTATTCCCGAATCATTACAAGATAGTTTGTTTTATCCACTGGTCACGGGTAGGGCTGATGGAACAGGACTTGGCCTGTATCTAGTTCAAAACTTAGTCCAACGCAATGGAGGAACAGTTTGCTGTTGCAGTAAACCTGGACAAACTATTTTTTCAGTAACATTTCCTTTGGAGTTTGCACGTGAACGCTAG